A genome region from Candidatus Methylomirabilota bacterium includes the following:
- a CDS encoding tetratricopeptide repeat protein gives MSRFVRGVTMAMLLAGCAPWWPPAALLDRADRLVQKGEYASAVRTYDELLAKYPDDPAARRALASRDAVAGLVAARTDIARLREELAARDGELNRLRQELERLREDLENLKKLDLRDERRRR, from the coding sequence GTGAGCCGATTCGTACGGGGAGTGACGATGGCGATGCTCCTGGCGGGCTGCGCGCCGTGGTGGCCGCCGGCGGCGCTCCTCGATCGCGCGGACCGACTGGTGCAGAAGGGTGAGTACGCCAGCGCCGTGCGGACGTACGACGAGCTGCTGGCGAAGTATCCCGACGACCCCGCCGCCCGGCGCGCGCTGGCCAGCCGCGACGCGGTGGCCGGCCTGGTGGCCGCCCGCACGGACATCGCGCGCCTGCGCGAGGAGCTCGCCGCCCGCGACGGCGAGCTGAACCGCTTGCGGCAGGAGCTGGAGCGCCTGCGCGAAGACCTGGAGAATCTCAAGAAACTCGACCTGCGCGACGAGCGTCGCCGCCGATGA
- a CDS encoding response regulator: MKRRVLVVDDDAAILEVLEMRLTAMGFEVTGTSRPQDAIDAMTAGRFDLALLDLRMEPLDGIQLMETLHSRQPRLPVLIMTAHGTIETAVEAVQRGAFDYLTKPFVRDELRAKIRRALSARRWARDRERLLAVGETFASSGVMERILDAVVQAAVETTEAERAVVFQLTSGRLVPMASAGSPPPSWSALETAAAQAIEKGAPMTVPGAESRIIVAAPLVVQRGPVGALVIETPARVEPTEDDLELLALFSSQAAIAIRNTHELERLRSGALAALGRMATQVAHELKNPLAGLRLYARHLEQRLEKGRDVESADLARKVTSTVDHLTAVVSEITAFGRPPELHRAPTSLAALLDECIALARARCPSEGIEIVRSYDPACPEAQVDARELRKAFLNLVLNGLEALNDRGRLTVGVLYTAEAQAITVAIDDTGPGMGDETLARVFDLFFTTKPDGTGLGMAIARSVVDLHGGELTIQSAPGHGTRVRIRIPVGAPAARSGAEEAR, from the coding sequence ATGAAGCGGCGCGTGCTGGTCGTCGACGACGACGCCGCGATCCTCGAGGTGCTCGAGATGCGCCTGACCGCCATGGGCTTCGAGGTGACCGGGACCAGCCGGCCCCAGGACGCCATCGACGCGATGACCGCCGGGCGCTTCGACCTGGCGCTGCTGGATCTCCGCATGGAGCCCCTCGACGGCATTCAGCTCATGGAGACGCTCCACTCCCGGCAGCCGCGCCTGCCGGTGCTCATCATGACCGCCCACGGCACCATCGAGACGGCGGTCGAGGCCGTGCAGCGAGGCGCCTTCGATTACCTGACCAAGCCGTTCGTGCGCGACGAGCTGCGGGCCAAGATCCGCCGGGCGCTCTCGGCGCGGCGCTGGGCGCGCGACCGCGAGCGTCTACTGGCGGTGGGCGAGACGTTCGCGTCGTCCGGCGTCATGGAGCGCATCCTGGACGCCGTGGTCCAGGCTGCGGTGGAGACCACGGAGGCAGAGCGGGCCGTGGTCTTCCAGCTCACCAGCGGGCGCCTGGTGCCGATGGCCAGCGCGGGGTCGCCGCCCCCGTCGTGGAGCGCGCTGGAGACGGCGGCGGCCCAGGCGATCGAGAAGGGCGCGCCCATGACGGTGCCCGGCGCGGAGTCCCGGATCATCGTCGCCGCTCCGCTGGTCGTGCAGCGGGGCCCGGTGGGGGCCCTGGTGATCGAGACGCCCGCGCGCGTGGAGCCGACGGAGGACGACCTCGAGCTGCTCGCGCTCTTCTCCTCCCAGGCGGCGATCGCCATCCGGAACACGCATGAGCTCGAGCGGCTGCGGAGCGGCGCCCTGGCCGCTCTGGGCCGGATGGCGACGCAGGTGGCCCACGAGCTGAAGAACCCGCTAGCCGGCCTGCGTCTCTACGCCCGCCACCTGGAGCAGCGGCTCGAGAAGGGCCGCGATGTCGAGAGCGCGGACCTGGCGCGGAAGGTCACGTCCACGGTCGATCACCTGACGGCGGTGGTCTCGGAAATCACCGCCTTCGGGCGCCCGCCCGAGCTGCACCGCGCGCCCACCTCGCTGGCTGCGCTGCTCGACGAGTGCATCGCGCTGGCGCGCGCCCGCTGCCCGTCCGAGGGCATCGAGATCGTGCGGTCGTACGACCCCGCCTGTCCGGAGGCGCAGGTCGACGCCCGCGAGCTGCGCAAAGCCTTCTTGAACCTGGTCCTCAACGGGCTGGAGGCCCTCAACGACCGGGGCCGGTTGACGGTGGGCGTACTCTACACGGCCGAGGCGCAGGCGATCACGGTGGCCATCGACGACACCGGACCGGGGATGGGCGACGAGACGCTCGCCCGCGTCTTCGACCTGTTCTTCACCACCAAGCCGGACGGCACTGGGCTCGGCATGGCCATCGCCCGCTCGGTGGTCGATCTGCACGGTGGCGAGCTGACGATCCAGAGCGCGCCCGGCCACGGCACCCGCGTGCGCATCCGCATCCCCGTCGGCGCCCCGGCCGCCCGCTCCGGAGCCGAGGAGGCCCGGTGA
- a CDS encoding sigma-54 dependent transcriptional regulator, with product MKHGRTVLVVDDEPTILDGLRLTLEADGYAVRMAGSVQTALSVLAQADVQAAIVDLMLPDGDGIALTRELKKRDPSVEVIIVTAYGSVRKAMEATKGAGAFYVLEKPFDPDEVLGLVKNALEHRKLVAENTDLRRRLAEQSADSEILSAAPSMRRVMETVASVADADANVLIVGESGTGKELIANALHERSRRRDGPWIKINCAALPKDLIESELFGHTRGSFTGATTEKVGLLEEAHRGSLLLDEIIEMPVDLQAKLLRVLEERVVRRLGGTKAVAVDFRLISSTNRNADLAVKEGQLRQDLYFRINTVTIQVPPLRERPDDIPLLVQAFLERYAARHDRRMDGIEPEAYRRLLGYPWPGNVRELQHAIEHAVLVTHGKQITLADLPEALQRTVAEGAASSIAPSEVPAGSLEEIERASILKALETTRWNKQAAAALLGLRRPTLYSKMRKHGIPQRPS from the coding sequence GTGAAGCACGGGCGCACAGTCCTCGTCGTCGACGACGAGCCGACCATTCTCGACGGCCTCCGACTCACGCTGGAGGCCGACGGCTACGCCGTCCGCATGGCCGGCAGCGTGCAGACCGCCCTCTCCGTCCTGGCCCAGGCCGACGTCCAGGCCGCGATCGTCGACCTCATGCTCCCCGACGGCGACGGCATCGCCCTCACCCGGGAGCTGAAGAAGCGGGACCCGTCGGTCGAGGTGATCATCGTCACCGCCTACGGCTCGGTGCGGAAGGCGATGGAGGCCACCAAGGGCGCGGGGGCCTTCTACGTCCTCGAGAAGCCCTTCGACCCCGACGAGGTGCTGGGGCTCGTCAAGAACGCGCTCGAGCACCGCAAGCTGGTCGCCGAGAACACCGACCTGCGCCGCCGGCTGGCCGAGCAGTCCGCCGACAGCGAAATCCTCTCCGCCGCGCCCTCCATGCGGCGCGTGATGGAGACGGTGGCCTCGGTGGCCGACGCCGACGCCAACGTGCTCATCGTCGGCGAGAGTGGCACCGGCAAGGAGCTGATCGCCAACGCGCTCCACGAGCGGAGCCGGCGGCGCGACGGTCCCTGGATCAAGATCAACTGCGCCGCGCTGCCCAAGGACCTCATCGAGTCGGAGCTATTCGGCCACACCAGGGGCTCGTTCACCGGCGCCACCACCGAGAAGGTCGGCCTGCTGGAGGAGGCGCACCGGGGCTCGTTGCTGCTCGACGAGATCATCGAGATGCCCGTCGATCTGCAGGCCAAACTCCTCCGCGTGCTCGAAGAGCGGGTGGTGCGGCGGCTCGGCGGCACCAAGGCCGTGGCCGTCGATTTCCGGCTGATCTCCTCGACTAACCGCAACGCCGACCTCGCCGTCAAGGAAGGCCAGCTCCGGCAGGACCTTTATTTCCGGATCAATACGGTGACCATCCAGGTGCCGCCGCTGCGCGAACGCCCCGACGATATTCCGCTGCTGGTCCAGGCCTTCCTGGAGCGCTACGCGGCCAGGCACGACCGGCGGATGGACGGCATCGAGCCGGAGGCGTACCGGCGCCTGCTCGGTTACCCGTGGCCGGGAAACGTGCGGGAGCTGCAGCACGCGATCGAGCACGCCGTCCTGGTGACGCACGGTAAGCAGATCACGCTGGCCGATCTGCCCGAGGCGCTCCAGCGCACGGTCGCGGAGGGCGCGGCGTCGTCGATCGCGCCCTCGGAGGTACCCGCGGGCTCGCTGGAGGAGATCGAGCGGGCCTCGATCCTCAAGGCGCTCGAGACCACCCGGTGGAACAAGCAGGCCGCGGCCGCGCTGCTGGGCCTGCGCCGCCCCACCCTCTACTCCAAGATGCGCAAGCACGGCATTCCCCAGCGGCCCAGCTGA